In Oreochromis niloticus isolate F11D_XX linkage group LG12, O_niloticus_UMD_NMBU, whole genome shotgun sequence, the DNA window CAGCAGAGGCCTATTCGATCAGGTGTGAAAAGGGGGTTAGAGGAGCCTCAGTTAACTCATAAGCGCCCCCACCTGGGGGACTCCCCAGACAGGGAGGGGCTAGAAGGAGGGATGCTGTGTGGGCCAGCCACAGCTCAAGGTGCAGGAATGGGGTTAGCTGGTGGGCCTAGTGGATCTGGTTCTCTGTACTCTTGCATGCAGATGGAGCATAAAGACCCAGAGGAGGGATTGTTACCCAGGTCTCCACCCCTTTCCCCCACCCACAATCCTTCCCGACGCCCAGCTCAGTACAATCAAGATAGGCCATTTCCTGATGTATTTGCTCCACTCTCCCCTAAATCAGCCCCAACGTGTGACCAGGGTCATTCCCTTGGAAGCTCAACTAGGACAGAGATACCTAATGGGAGCCGCACACCGACCCACTCACTAGGTAGCCCTGGAAATGACAGCTGTAGTAATGGGTCATCTGGAGGCCAGCCCAGCCCCCATTTGTATGAAATGTCCACATATGAAACTCCTAACCCAGCCAGCCCAACCAGTCCCCCAGGTCCTTTTTCTCCACCACACCATACAGAGCTGCAGGAACCAGGGGAGGCAACAGAATGGGAAGTTGGACTTGAATCCTCCCCACCTGAGCGAAGTGCCACCCAGGCTGCCACCTCCTCTAACGGCCTGGCTTCCTGTGAGAAAACTCCTAGCACTAATGGCCACCGTCTCTTCTCTGGAGGCCACTGGCCTGCCAAAAAGAGGTTGCTGTCTCCAAGTGATACAGGGGACTCGTGTTCAGAAGATGAGGGACCCTCCACATCAAAGAGAAGCAGGCTTTCATTGCTCGCTCCAGGACTGGGGCCCGCTTCATGTCGTAGCACTGATGCTAAAGCTGCCCCTTACTGGAAccacctgctgccctctgttTGGGACCGGCCTAAGGTTAGCACACATCATCTTTATCATATGCTTTGAGTAATTGAATTCACCAAAACAACTGCTTTAGCATTTTGTTCAAACACCTCTCACACACAACTAGTCACGTATtcaaaaataatgaattaattttagTTAAAGAGCACCAAATTAATCATCATATGGTCCTATTTTAATATGAATCACAAATTGTAAGCAAATTGGGGCTGAGGAAACAAGCTTGTCCAGGTCTAATTCTCTACCACAAGAAAGAGTCTCGTGGTCATTTTAATGCAGCACACATTAATGAACAGCAGTGGCACATTTACATGAAAATGTCATCGTTTTAAACCAGAAACCTGTAGAACTTGTATGCAGAGCCATCAGAGACTTTGAATTGTGAATAATGAAATGCATTTGAATAAGTATGGGTAAGAAATCTGCTAGTCCTGACAGTCCTGTATAAGGGCTTGAggtattaaaaacacaaaaactgagagAACAACTAAAGGTAAAAAGAATGAGGTGATGGCTGGCTCATTATCATGCCACGCTGGAACAGGGAGAGCAGCTCCAGAATAAAGCCCATTCAGGGAGGGTCCATTGTTCCCCCACATGAGTATGCTGTGTCTCTCATgcacatatgtatacatacatccTGCTTAAAAATGGTTCTGGAATTGAATTTTTTAACACTGGGAGGccagaaagtgctttgagtttGTGGTATGGCGAGTATGCTAATGGTTACAATAGGGTTCACTAGTTTCACTGGTTTCATGCAGTGGTGGGATCATTGTGACTGCAAGTGattagtgtgtttgtgtgagggaATAGCAGGGAGAAACAGATAGacttaagaaaacacaaaacaaagcaggaaaggGAATCAGTGACAGATGAGGCAGAGTTAAAGAAAAGCAGCTAGGATAGACTGTCACAGGCAATATTTCAGTGAATAAAGGCTGGAAATAAGATATTTTAGGTCATACGGAACGGTGGGACAAGATAATTTTCAAAATGCCGTCTTTGGATTTAACCGAATGTGAGTACGAGCTGACAAGCTGACAAAGAACTTCTAGCTCTGAAGTTAGTCGCTAGCTAGTAACGATAAGTTAATCATGAGTGAGAGATTTTCTGTGAGAAAATGGCTAGCAGGCAGCATGGGTTTGGCCAGTGGCGAGTCACCTGAAAATAGGGTGGCCTTTATGGTCAGCGGAAACCTGGAAATGGGGAATGTATGCATGCGTGACACAACAACCACTAGTCAGTGCACAGTAAGTAGAAGGACACCTGAAATATGTAATTACACTTAACAGTTTAGCTCACAGGACCACAGAAAAACAAGCACTCCTTTATGATTATGAGTAGCTTAATGATAAGTCAGGATGTtaacagaggggaaaaaaacaaatcatacTGTTTCCTCTATTTGTCTTCGCTTTTTTTAGACCTCCACAGACTGCACAAGATCAGGAAGACGACTAAAGAATGGACTGCGGTTAAAAAGGTGAGTAATCCACTGTATTTGTACTCGAATATTAGTATTAAAAAGACAGCATATACTAAAAATGAATTTGGGCTGTGTTCAGACTGAACGTGAAGAAAAGTGTTTTTGGAAATCCACAAATATTTGTGCGTGAGAGTCCTGCAGTTTGGCTCACTTTGCTCCAAGGCCTCTCCTCACTGTCCCAAAGTAGAATCATACAGCTGCAGTTGCCCAAAAACTGTAATAAGGTTTAGGTCCATTTCTGATTGCCAGGAGAATCCACAGTCTATGGCCGAAACTGAGCAGAAAGTCTTTCACAATATTTGGAACTTGCACTGATGGATATTTCCCTCTATTCAAAATGTCTGATGCAAATTTGTGTCAGTTGGCATCTCTGAATAGACTTTGTAAATGCACAGCGCTACTTCACGTTTGGTCTGAAGACTCTATTAACTGTTTTCACCCACCTACACACATGGGTGCACTTGTATAGAAAAACTCTCAGCCAATGTCATACTGACTTCACCAAAATCAACATTGGGAAAGGAAGTGGGAGTTAGAGTAGgtcttctgttgttttttttaaatgaaagggtTTGTGCCTGTACTCGAATATTCAGACACACTCGGAGGCATGTGACATATTGGTTAAGACAAAATTAGTGTAATCTTAACCACTAACCACCGGtcacttttgtgtgtgtgtgtgtgtgtgtgtatgtgtatgtgtatgtgtatgtgtatgtgtatgtgtatgtgtatgtgtatgtgtatgtgtatgtgtatgtgtatgtgtatgtgtatgtgtgtgtgtgtgtgtggtcatatTCAGTCGGCAGCTGCGCAGCGGCAGTCACACAGACACCGGCCGTTCCACACGTTCCAGTGGGCCTACATCGTCCATCAGCAGATCCCTCCTCGGCAACTTTGAGGTgcgaattttattttatttcttgcagcaaaaacaaaacattaaagagGACCAATTATGATTGTTATAATAGGTCTCATTATCTTATCTTCATGCATCCTGTCAGCTCATTCTCTATCTGACAGCAACAGTTTTAGCACTTCTCACTTAAAAAGTATCCTCCATTTAAACCATTTATTCTTACTGCTTCCCTTTCACAAACAAGACTTGAGCTTCATATGGGCGGGGGCTGCTGTGCCTACAGCGAGAGCTGTATGCCTAAGATGAccatattaaagatatttgcaCTTATTGGCATACTACACAGCCAAGAGTAGAAAACTTTTCTTCTGAAAATGAGCATAAAGAACACTCGGAACGTTTGTCTTAAAGGAATTCCATGAGCGTACACTTTAGCCATGTTTATTATCCACCAGTGTAGTAGTATATATGACAAAAACCAAGCTGAAACATAATAGGTCTCCTTTAACTAGTGTAATGTGTTCCACATGGAGATGGGGATAATCTTGGTTCTTGGTACACTTGGAGAAACCTTTAAGGTACATTTTTGCAATGTAATGTAATTCAGTACAACTTTAACCTGTAATTCCAACTCAAAGCcatttggaaaaacaaaacaagaattttagtgatatttttccttcccattcaTTTACACAACTTGGGGGAAAGTGTTTGTatcacaggtttttttttttgttgttgttgttttttaaaaaacacctgTAGTTTTTAGGAGCATTTGGGAGGACGTCCACATGCTGTAGCCTCTGCAGGGCATGGCCATTTTAAAAGTATGGCTCTCTGCCAAAACAGTTTTTCCTTATTCTGAATTCCCCTTAGACTGGAGCCAGGTTTCTCAGCCTTGACAGACTAAAGctttcaaaaatgtaaaatccACATAATATAAACCCGACAACCCGACAGTCACAGCCCGAAGGTCATGTTTGACAACTTTGGTGGAAGGAAAAtgtgatctttaaaaaaaatacatataataattTATTCTTTAATTAAATCCAACATGAGCTGGAATTAATAATAAACCAGAAGAAAGTAAATTTTGAACGGGACATACTGAAATGGATAAATATACCTCCAATTTGAAACTGATTCTAGAGTGCTGAAAGTGCTGATATAAAACTGGGTAAAAAGAATTAGAAGATCCCTCGACCTTCCGGTTTTAGGTTTTACCACGACTGCAATGACAGaagatttattttaattatgctCTGACAGTGGATTTTTTTCATACTGATGCACCTGATACGGTGATCATTTGCATTTTGTAATCTGTATAGGGTTCTGTTTAGACAGTTATGATTTATTattggcacttttttttttttttaactgtttgatTGTCTGCGTGTAAGAGGACTTGGCCTATTAGACAGTTGAAACAAGGATAGAAGCTGGTTTACGATGACATGTGTTCTCGTGAGAACACTGTCAAGAtgttacttttgtttttcactaCAGCCTCTACATTTAATTGTCAATGAAGAGAAATACTTCCACAGTTGAGACTTACTGTTGTAATGTTGAAAATATGTTTAACCTCATTCACAtattaagattttaaaaacagtcataacAATTGTAGcaaatgatgattttcttaAAAAGAGGGATTCTCAATCTcaagagttttgtttgttaattaaacagacaaatacataaataaataaataaatattgctgTTTCACAGTTTTATGCTTTTAAAGTTGATCCCTTTTTGGCTCAGTGTTGCTGGCTAACAGATGCATATTTTAACACTGTCCAACTGAGCTTTGGTttcaattaaaataaacaaatgaaatatgGATTTTTATGGATTTCACAGTCATAGGTTTTTCTGATTCACCACCCAGTTTGACTCTGAGTCAAATTGAAATTTACAGTTTTAATAGACTCTCTATGCCTACAACCCATTTCACCTTCTGTTGTGCTTCCCAGGAGTCCATTCTGAAGGGGCGATTCTCCCCCTCAGGCCGAATTGAAGGCTTCACAGCAGAGATCGGTGCCAGCGGCTCCTACTGCCCACAGCATGTCACCCTGCCTGTGCAGGTTACATACTATGACATCTCAGAGCACAGCGCACCCTCACCCTTCctggtcagtgtgtgtgtgtgtgtgtgtgtgtgtgtgtgtgtgttgtgccatgtttttgtgttgttgtgtatATCGTTAgtcaggaggaaaaaaaagataaacgaaatgttttctgtggtttgttggttggggaaaaaataaacccAATTTAGAGATCAGAACTACCAAAACAATGCGTGTCTGATTGATGTTGATTTGCCTCTTCACAAGCAGATGTGGAAAATGTCTTTCTGTGCAAATGCTATGAAGCTGTTCTTCACATCTCTTCAGTTCATCGGGAAATACTGTACATTTATTGCATATGCCAAGAAAGCATTTTAGCAGTGTTATGAGGAAGCCCTGATGTGTAAACAGCTTTAATCCTGCTGGAAAAATGGAAAAGCAGCTGTTTCACTTTTAGATTAATTCCTCATTTCTACTTTGATCTGTTGTGTATAAAAGTGAAGGTCAGGCCTCCTTTGATTCACTTCTTTGAACTCTTAATTTGACTTTCCATGCAGCTGCCTTTACAACTGCGCTCGTAGTTTTAGAGTTCATAGACTTCCCTTCtggatttttttatgtttttgtgttttacatgTGTTATCAATACAGAtatgcagatgatctcatctgTTTTAGAACAGAAATGGAAAACTACGGTTGTATACTACTGCTGTCATACTGCTGCCCCCTACGTTTTATTTCATGGCGCACAGTCTTCATGTAGATCTTAAGTATTAAAATGTTACAGATTATTTCATCATTGCAGTGACTGAGGATATGTATTctgtttctcctttttctcaCAGGGGGTAATATCCCTCGAACCTCTTGGAAAGAAAGGATACAGCATACCCAAAGCAGGGACCATTCAAGTGGTAATTTTATGTCATTCTTTAcctatacataaatatatatattttaaaaatgcaacattttgatGCTGTCATATTGATACTTTTAAGGGTCAGATATCTGTCATTATTATAGCTAAaccatttaatttattttaaatcatgctgAGCTATCTCATCTATTCCTGTTGTGTCCTCAGACCTTATTTAATCCCAACAAAACTGTGGTGAAGATGTTCCTCGTGACCTACAACTTTAACGACATGCCTGTCAATCATATGACGTTCCTGCGACACCGCATCTTCTTGGTGCCAGTAGAGGAGGGAGCTGAGGGGAAAGGCGAGGCGTCTCCAGGAAGTGAAATACTAGATAGGAAGAAGATTCTCTGCTACCTTATACATCTCAGGTACAACTAAGGTTTTATATgcgttttgctttgttttttcactcTTTATGCCAGAAAAGGCTAAAATGCTCCATTATCATGTGACTTTAAAAGCTTAGTTGAAATGTCTATATTAAGAAAGAGGAACTAAAACGTTAATAAAACTTTGTGTTATATAAATTTTTCATTGAATATTTAAAaggttttttgtgcttttagtcATATTCTTGGCTCAAgtggaatttatttatttatttatttatttatttagccaaCCTCTGTTTTTGGTCTGATTTTTCTTAGATTCCAGAGCTCCAAATCTGGAAAGATATACTTGCACAACGATATCCGGCTGCTATTCTCCCGCAAATCCATCGAAGTGGACACAGGGATCCCATATGAGCTGAAATCTTTCACCGAGGTGCCAAGAAACCCAAAATACTCCCCCCGTGTGTGATCCCAGCTTGACCTTTTGACGTTCCGTAATGCCAACGCAGTCCCTCGTGTGCTTCCTAAAGAGGAGAAGGGAAACGGACTTCTAGAATATTGGATATAAAATTTTCAAAAGACTCATGAGAAATACCAGAAGCACAGAAGACACATGTGCACATATGTCACAGTGTTGGTAATTGGAAAAGACCTgctttttatgcatttattctCCACTGAGAGCCTAAATGCAGATCGAAAATGTCACAGGAACAAGCATGGGCACCTTCAGTTGCTGAAAAGATGAAATCTTGGTGTCAGGGTAGTCTAGCATGGATGGTATTAAAAGCAGGACTTTTCCAGGACCTTAatctgtttaaaagaaaaaagtaaaaaaaaaatgcacaaacactgacgcagacacacaaacacacaccaaaacaGACTGACAAGACTCATGCCCGGGACATGATACAAGCATAACAGCAGAAACACTTCTGGTGGTGACTCTGAGTTCAGTGTTAACATGCATGCCTTGTGACTTAAACACCTGAATTTTCCTCTAGTGCCGTATCACACTGTCCTTCACTCTGCCTGCAGCTCCAACTGCCTCATTGGACCAATAATTGtaacagcaatttaaaaaaaagaaaagaaaagaaagccgTAAACAACAGTCCCATCCCCTGATTGTGGGGGTTATTTACCTtctgaggagcagagaggagatgaacagagacacaaacactaGTGAAAGCAAGGGCTGAAATTGAATCAG includes these proteins:
- the atosb gene encoding atos homolog protein B, which codes for MRHIHVELAHKKAPLELPAQEGDLPPSSQGLDPGVRPGAPRHLDQEELRLQKVYQLSIFSQLGGFTTSTESHTDAQQRPIRSGVKRGLEEPQLTHKRPHLGDSPDREGLEGGMLCGPATAQGAGMGLAGGPSGSGSLYSCMQMEHKDPEEGLLPRSPPLSPTHNPSRRPAQYNQDRPFPDVFAPLSPKSAPTCDQGHSLGSSTRTEIPNGSRTPTHSLGSPGNDSCSNGSSGGQPSPHLYEMSTYETPNPASPTSPPGPFSPPHHTELQEPGEATEWEVGLESSPPERSATQAATSSNGLASCEKTPSTNGHRLFSGGHWPAKKRLLSPSDTGDSCSEDEGPSTSKRSRLSLLAPGLGPASCRSTDAKAAPYWNHLLPSVWDRPKTSTDCTRSGRRLKNGLRLKSRQLRSGSHTDTGRSTRSSGPTSSISRSLLGNFEESILKGRFSPSGRIEGFTAEIGASGSYCPQHVTLPVQVTYYDISEHSAPSPFLGVISLEPLGKKGYSIPKAGTIQVTLFNPNKTVVKMFLVTYNFNDMPVNHMTFLRHRIFLVPVEEGAEGKGEASPGSEILDRKKILCYLIHLRFQSSKSGKIYLHNDIRLLFSRKSIEVDTGIPYELKSFTEVPRNPKYSPRV